The DNA segment TAGAAGAATATAAGTGCTCAGGTAAATCCAGGGCCGTATGGAACGGATCACTTCTTTATCCTGAAAAGGCAGTTTCATTCAGCATCCCTTCTTTCTTTTGAAAAAAAGGACTGGACGTATCCAATCCTTTTATTTATGATTTCTTACATTTCTTCTTTTGCGATTGCAAGTAATCTCTTATGACGCTTCATAGCATCCTTCTTTGTTTTCTCAAACATTTCGTATGCTGTTTCACCTTTTACCTTAGGCAGCTGGCTGTAACGTGTTTCCGTCATCATGAAGTCCAGCATCTTCTCGTAATCCGGCTCCTCGGAGTCGATTGTAAGAGGAGTTTCTTTTCTTGGATCATAACGGTACAGATCGAAGTATCCGCACTCAACAGCTTTTGCCTGTGTTCTCTGGTGGTTCGCAAGACCGCCCTTGATACCATGCTCAGCACATGGAGAGTAAGCCAGGATCAGAGATGGTCCATCATAGCTTTCTGCTTCCTTGATTGCTTTCAGCGTCTGGTTCTTGTTAGCGCCCATAGAGATGGATGCTACATAAACGTGTCCGTATGCCATTGCGATCTGTCCCAGGTCTTTCTTCGCAGTTGTTTTACCACCTGCAGCGAACTTGGCGATAGATGCAGCCTGGCTGGATTTGGAAGACTGTCCACCAGTGTTGGAGTAAACCTCAGTATCCAGAACCAGAACGTTTACGTTCAGGTCGTTTGCCAATACGTGGTCTAATCCGCCGTAACCGATGTCATAAGCCCATCCGTCACCACCGACGATCCAGATAGATTTGGAAATCAGGTCAACGTCTGCCAGCTCTTTTACCATAGCGATATCAGATTTTGCAGCAAGCTCCTTGATGGTCGGTGCGATTTCTCTTTCTGCATCACGGTCACCGTGTACTTCCAGATATTTTGCAAATGCATCCTTCAGAGCAGGCTCAACAGCTTCCATGTTGTCCTCCATAGTCTTCAGGATTCTTGATTCTTTATAGTTCTGTGCCAGAGCCATACCGTATCCGAATTCTGCATTGTCCTCGAACAGGGAGTTTGCCCAGGCAACACCTTCTCCATTTTTGTCATTTACAAACGGAGTAGATGGAGTAGAAGAACAGTAGATCATAGAGCATCCTGTTGCATTGGCGATCAGCATGTCACGTCCAAACAGCTGAGAAACCAGCTTGTAATATGGAGTTTCTCCACATCCAGGACAAGATCCGCTTACTTCAAAGTAAGGCATCAGGAACTGAGATCCCTTAACTGTATCAGTTGGGAAGAACTCAGATTTGTATTCTGTATGCTTGAACAGGTAATCTGCCAATGGTTCCTCACCAAGCTTTTCGTTGATGTCAACCATTTCCAGAGCCTTGTTTCCGGCTTTACCTGGACATTCAACCGCACAAAGACCACAGCCTACACAGTTTGCAGGAGTAACCTGGATACGGTATTTCAGGTTTTCAACACCCTTACCCATTGGTGTAATCGTTTCAAATTCCATTGGTGCTGCAGCTACCTCTTCCTCTGTTAACAGGAATGGACGAATCGTTGCATGCGGACATACAAAGCTACAGATACCGCACTGGATACAGTTTTCAGGATGCCATGTTGGTACCTGAACTGCAATGGTACGTTTTTCTTCAAATGCTACATTGTTACGGATAGAACCATCCAGCAGGAAGTCTCCGGCAAATGCACTTACCGGCATATCGTATCCTTCCAGACCGTTGATTACTGCAACATGGTTGTCGAAGTATTCATCGCCTGTCAGCTTACGGCTGGAATCGTAAGGAAGATCAGCCCAAGCTGCATCTACCGCGATTTCTTCAATACCTGCTTTACCGGCATCGATTGCCTTGTAGTTCAGCTGTACAACAGCATCACCCTTCTTAGAGTAGGATTTCTTAGCTGCTGCCTTCATCAGCTCAACAGCTGTATCGTATGGCATGATCTGCTCATTCAGTGCAAAGAATGCAGACTGCAGAATCGTATTGGTTCTACGTCCCATTCCGATTTCCTGAGCGATCTTAGTTGCATTGATGATGTAGAACTTCGCATGCTTTTTCGCAAGCTGAGCCTTCATACGGTTTGGCATGTGCTCAACGATTTCTTCCTTGGAGAAGGTTGTATTCAGCAGGAAGCTTCCGCCTTCC comes from the Erysipelotrichaceae bacterium 66202529 genome and includes:
- the nifJ gene encoding pyruvate:ferredoxin (flavodoxin) oxidoreductase; translation: MTKKFMSMDGNTAAAHCAYAFTELSAIYPITPSSPMAEVVDQWATQGRKNIFDSVVKVAELQSEGGAAGAVHGALQAGSLATTFTASQGLLLMIPNIYKMVGECLPGVIHVAARALATRALNIFGDHEDVYACRQTGVCMLASHSVQEAMDLAGVAHLSAIKGSVPFMHFFDGFRTSHEIQKIEVMDTEVFKDLIDKEALAKFRKNALNPHTNPVTRGGAENDDIFFQGVEARNKHFDAIPDIVADYMKKISEITGREYAPFTYYGASDAERVIVAMGSVTEAAKEAIDALTAAGEKVGMIKVHLYRPFSVKYLLAVLPETVKKIAVLDRTKETGSMGEPLYLDILSALKDKDIEIIGGRYGMGSKDTQPYHIKAVFDELKKDEMKNSFTIGIVDDVTNLSLEADSNFHVPADYTSCLFWGLGSDGTVSANKSTVKIIGDNTDQYAQAYFAYDSKKAGGVTRSHLRFGNSPIRSTYYIGNADFISCSLDAYMFKYDMAKDIKEGGSFLLNTTFSKEEIVEHMPNRMKAQLAKKHAKFYIINATKIAQEIGMGRRTNTILQSAFFALNEQIMPYDTAVELMKAAAKKSYSKKGDAVVQLNYKAIDAGKAGIEEIAVDAAWADLPYDSSRKLTGDEYFDNHVAVINGLEGYDMPVSAFAGDFLLDGSIRNNVAFEEKRTIAVQVPTWHPENCIQCGICSFVCPHATIRPFLLTEEEVAAAPMEFETITPMGKGVENLKYRIQVTPANCVGCGLCAVECPGKAGNKALEMVDINEKLGEEPLADYLFKHTEYKSEFFPTDTVKGSQFLMPYFEVSGSCPGCGETPYYKLVSQLFGRDMLIANATGCSMIYCSSTPSTPFVNDKNGEGVAWANSLFEDNAEFGYGMALAQNYKESRILKTMEDNMEAVEPALKDAFAKYLEVHGDRDAEREIAPTIKELAAKSDIAMVKELADVDLISKSIWIVGGDGWAYDIGYGGLDHVLANDLNVNVLVLDTEVYSNTGGQSSKSSQAASIAKFAAGGKTTAKKDLGQIAMAYGHVYVASISMGANKNQTLKAIKEAESYDGPSLILAYSPCAEHGIKGGLANHQRTQAKAVECGYFDLYRYDPRKETPLTIDSEEPDYEKMLDFMMTETRYSQLPKVKGETAYEMFEKTKKDAMKRHKRLLAIAKEEM